GTGCGGCGGCGCACCTCTTCCAGCGCCCAGTCCGCACCGGCCAGCGCGGCGGAACCCCGCGCCCCGCGCAACGCCGCCTCGGAGGTGACCTCATTGCTGCGGCGGCGCATCACCCGGTGCCCATAGACCCGGTCCACGGCGGTCCGTACGGCGTTCACGGACTCGGCCACACCGGGCAGCGCGGCCAGGGTGGCGAGCGGATCAGCTGACGTACTCATGAGTACGACACTACGCACCTCGCAGCGGGTGCCCCTCGTTGGAGTGGTGTTCTTCACGTAAATCCCTCATGGTCCGGGATCACTCACCTACGCTAGGTGAACATGAAGATCGCTTTCGTAGGCAAGGGTGGAAGCGGCAAGACCACGCTGTCGTCGCTGTTCATCCGCCATCTCGCCGCCACCCACGCCCCCGTCGTCGCCGTCGACGCCGATATCAATCAGCATCTGGGTGTGGCACTCGGACTCGACGAGGCGGAGGCCGCCGCCCTGCCCGCGATGGGTGCCCATCTCCCGCTGATCAAGGACTACTTGCGCGGTACGAACCCCCGGATCGCCTCCGCCGAGACCATGATCAAGACCACCCCGCCGGGCGAGGGCTCGAGGCTGCTGCGGATCGGTGAGGACAACCCCGTCTACCAGGCATGCGCCCGCACCCTGCCGCTCGACGACGGTTCGGTGCGGCTGATGGCGACCGGCCCCTTCACCGAATCCGACCTCGGTGTCGCCTGCTACCACTCCAAGGTCGGCGCGATCGAGCTGTGTCTGAACCATCTGGTCGACGGGCGCGGCGAGTTCATCGTCGTCGACATGACGGCGGGCAGCGACTCCTTCGCCTCCGGCCTCTTCACCCGCTTCGACATGACGTTCCTGGTGGCCGAGCCCACGCGTAAGGGCGTCTCCGTCTACCGCCAGTACAAGGAGTACGCCCGCGACTTCGATGTGGCGCTCCGGGTGGTCGGCAACAAGGTGCAGGGCCCGGACGACCTGGACTTCCTCCGTGCGGAGGTGGGCGATGACCTGCTGGTCGCGTTCGGCCACTCCGAGTGGGTCCGGGCGATGGAGAAGGGCCGTGCGCCCCGGTTCGCGGAGCTGGAGGAACCGAACCGCGAGGCGCTGCGGACACTCCAGGGCGCGGTGGACGCCTCGTACGAGCGGCGCGACTGGCAGCGGTACACCCGCCAGATGGTGCACTTCCATCTCAAGAACGCACAGAGCTGGGGGAACGAGAAGACGGGCGCCGACCTTGCCGCCCAGGTCGACCCCGCCTTCGGGCTGCGGGAGTTCGCGCCGGAGGAGAGCTCGACGGCTACTCCCGCTCCCGCTTAGCCGTCCGCGTGTGGTGCCCGGACGTCCGCTCGTGCGCCGTTTCGCGATCGGACGTCCGCCCCGGCTCGGCGGCCAGGTAGCCCTTCCAGCCACCCGGCGGCCGCACCCCGACGTCCAGCACCCGCAGCTTCTCCAGGACGCGGGGGTTCTGCGCGTCCAGCCAGTCGCCCAGCTGCCTGAAGGAGACGCAGCGCACCCCCTTGCGCGGGCAGACCTTCTTGATGACGTCCTCCACAGCGCGCATATACGTTCCGCCGTTCCAGGACTCGAAGTGATTGCCGATGAACAGCGGCGCCCGGTTGCCCTTGTACGCCCGGTCGAAGGCGGCCAGCATGCCGTCGCGCATCGGCCGGCCCCAGGTGGAGCGCTTGGGTCGCTTGCCCTTCTTCTTGCGCGGCTTGTTGGCGAGGAAGTTGTAGTCCACGGAGAGCGTCTCGAACGCGCGGCCCGGTACCGGGATCTGCTGTAGCGGGAAGTCCCAGATGCCGTGGATCTTGCGGGGCCAGATCTGAAGACCGCCGGGTGAGCTCGCGTCATAGCGCCAGCCCAGCTTCGCGGCCGCCCGGATCAGGTTCTTCTGCCCCTGGAGACAGGGTGCGCGACCGCCGACGAGCTCCTTGTCGTAGTCGAAGGGGAGCGGCTTCTCGTGCTTCAGACCCGCGTTGGTCCTCCAGTTCTTGACGAACGACTCGGCCTGCTCGATCTCGCTGGTCCACTGGCGCGCCGACCAGGTGCCGGCTCCGTGGCGGCGTCCGCAAAAGTGGCCGTTGAAGTGGGTGCCGATCTCATTGCCGTCCAGCCAGGCGCCGCGGAGCTGCTCCACCGTGGCCCTGATGCCTTCGACGTCGTTGAAGCCGATCGACGAGGCGCCGCGCCGATGCTCAGGCGGATCGTAGAGGTACCGCTTCTCCGCGGGCAGCAGGTACACCCCGCTGAGGAAGTACGTCATCGTCGCGCCGTACTTCTTGCCGACCGCACGGAAGTGGGAAAACAGCTTCTGCTTGTCCTGGCCGGCGCCGTCCCAGGAGAAGACGACGAACTGCGGTGGCTTCTCGCCCGGTTCGAGCGGCTCGGCCTTCGGCTGATGGGGCTGGGGGCCGGTGTCGGAGGTCGATCCGTCGCCGATGAGCCGGATCACCTTCGGAGCCTTGTCCGGATGGATGGGCGCCCCCGGCCCCTTCTGCGGGCTGTCCCTGTCGTGGTCCGAGCCCGCGGTGCCGCCCGGTCCATGAGTCTGAGGGGAGTCTTCCGAGCAGCCGACCGGCACGGAGAGCGCCACCGCCGCGGCCAGAAGTGCGGTGACGTGTCTTCTGACCCTTCCGCCTCCTCTGCCTCTCATACCGCCACCTCGTTCCTCGTGTCTCGCCCTGACCCGGGAGATCCGGCCGGATAGGAGCAAAACTCGCATGAACGGAGAAAAAGACAGTGGATGACAAGGCGTTTTGAATGACTATTCACCCCGTAGGGGGAATACCAGCCCACTCTCTCCCAAAAGACTTCCCAGCGACTTTACTCGGCATTACGATCCATTTACC
This genomic interval from Streptomyces asiaticus contains the following:
- a CDS encoding ATP-binding protein, which translates into the protein MKIAFVGKGGSGKTTLSSLFIRHLAATHAPVVAVDADINQHLGVALGLDEAEAAALPAMGAHLPLIKDYLRGTNPRIASAETMIKTTPPGEGSRLLRIGEDNPVYQACARTLPLDDGSVRLMATGPFTESDLGVACYHSKVGAIELCLNHLVDGRGEFIVVDMTAGSDSFASGLFTRFDMTFLVAEPTRKGVSVYRQYKEYARDFDVALRVVGNKVQGPDDLDFLRAEVGDDLLVAFGHSEWVRAMEKGRAPRFAELEEPNREALRTLQGAVDASYERRDWQRYTRQMVHFHLKNAQSWGNEKTGADLAAQVDPAFGLREFAPEESSTATPAPA